In Chrysiogenia bacterium, a single window of DNA contains:
- a CDS encoding MBL fold metallo-hydrolase has protein sequence MKITFLGAVGTVTGSKYLVEAGGRNILLDCGLFQGYKQLRLRNWSPLPIDGRHIDAIVLTHAHLDHSGYIPLLMRRGFKGPVWTSVATRELCE, from the coding sequence ATGAAAATAACTTTTTTGGGCGCAGTCGGAACGGTTACAGGGTCGAAGTATCTGGTGGAGGCCGGCGGGCGCAACATTCTGCTCGATTGCGGGCTTTTCCAGGGCTACAAGCAGCTTCGTCTTCGCAACTGGTCGCCGCTTCCCATCGACGGGAGACACATCGACGCAATCGTGCTCACCCACGCGCACCTCGACCACAGCGGCTACATCCCGCTGCTCATGCGCCGGGGCTTCAAGGGACCGGTCTGGACGAGCGTCGCCACGCGCGAGCTCTGCGAGAT